A single Ktedonobacteraceae bacterium DNA region contains:
- a CDS encoding RNA polymerase sigma factor: MPTDEELVRAWQRGDVEALETLVRRYHAPLVAHLYRVLGDTHLAEDLAQETFLRLVRDVQTYRYPRPFRPWFYAIAHHLVSNHYASAYARRVELRTELPEAIAQDPDPAEWFDHWERHDDLKQALAHLSQEQREVLSLRFGQELSIQETAVILSIPPGTVKSRTFTALRLLRAYLEEQAKRSANRQGGI, encoded by the coding sequence ATGCCGACCGATGAAGAACTCGTTCGTGCGTGGCAGCGCGGAGATGTAGAGGCGCTGGAAACCCTTGTCCGGCGTTACCATGCCCCGCTGGTGGCTCACCTCTACCGTGTGCTGGGGGATACGCACCTGGCAGAAGACCTGGCACAGGAAACATTCCTGCGCCTGGTGCGCGACGTGCAGACTTACCGGTATCCGCGCCCATTTCGTCCCTGGTTTTATGCCATCGCGCATCACCTGGTCAGCAATCATTACGCCAGCGCCTATGCGCGTCGTGTTGAATTGCGCACCGAACTTCCTGAGGCAATTGCCCAGGACCCAGACCCGGCGGAATGGTTCGATCATTGGGAGAGGCACGACGATCTGAAGCAGGCCCTGGCGCATCTAAGCCAGGAGCAGCGCGAGGTGCTGAGTTTGCGGTTTGGTCAGGAGTTGAGCATTCAGGAAACAGCCGTCATTCTCTCTATTCCACCCGGCACCGTCAAAAGCCGCACTTTCACAGCCCTGCGCCTGCTGCGTGCATACCTTGAGGAGCAGGCAAAGCGGAGCGCGAACAGGCAAGGAGGAATATAA
- a CDS encoding thymidine phosphorylase — protein sequence MQAVELIRKKRDGHELSTAEISWLVEQYTRDQIPDYQMSAWLMAVYWRGMNARETSDLTLAMARSGEELHIRDTIAPVVDKHSTGGVGDKVTLAVAPLVAACGVAVGKMTGRGLGHTGGTVDKLESVSGFRSALSRAEFMRILTQHHIVLAGQSSDLAPADGKMYALRDVTGTIESIPLIAASIMSKKLAIGASHLLLDVKVGSGAFMKHVEQARELAQTMVDIGRLAGLHTVAAITSMEQPLGRAIGNALEMAEAIAILHGNGPGDVSELCYHEAAELLVMTGAAKSMAEAEQRVEQAIRSGAAVAKLAEVIAAQDGDARQIEHPELLLKAPVRSMLMSPRSAYIAGIEAERMGLASMQLGAGRFKKGEQIDHRTGLVLQARMGDYRHAGDPLVEIHARTASEANSIQDMLLSCYTWSDAPVSVGPLIYETIRP from the coding sequence ATGCAGGCAGTAGAACTTATCCGCAAAAAACGCGATGGACACGAGCTCAGCACAGCAGAAATATCCTGGCTGGTTGAGCAATATACACGCGATCAGATTCCCGATTACCAGATGTCGGCCTGGTTGATGGCTGTGTACTGGCGCGGGATGAACGCCCGTGAAACCAGCGATCTCACGCTGGCAATGGCGCGTTCGGGCGAAGAGCTACACATACGCGATACCATCGCTCCGGTGGTAGACAAACACAGCACCGGCGGCGTCGGGGACAAAGTGACGCTGGCCGTCGCGCCGCTGGTAGCCGCGTGTGGTGTCGCCGTCGGCAAAATGACGGGGCGTGGCCTTGGTCACACCGGTGGCACCGTCGATAAGTTAGAATCGGTCAGCGGCTTCCGTTCTGCCCTCTCGCGTGCCGAGTTTATGCGTATCCTCACGCAACATCATATCGTCCTGGCCGGGCAGTCAAGCGACCTGGCGCCCGCCGACGGCAAGATGTACGCGCTGCGCGACGTAACGGGGACGATAGAAAGCATTCCCTTGATAGCTGCCAGTATCATGAGTAAGAAGCTGGCGATTGGAGCCTCGCACCTGCTGCTGGATGTGAAAGTCGGCTCCGGGGCCTTTATGAAGCATGTTGAGCAGGCGCGCGAACTGGCACAGACCATGGTCGATATTGGGCGTTTAGCGGGCCTGCATACGGTTGCCGCTATTACCTCGATGGAGCAGCCTCTTGGTCGCGCTATCGGCAACGCCCTGGAAATGGCCGAGGCGATTGCAATTTTGCATGGCAATGGGCCGGGGGACGTTTCAGAACTCTGCTATCACGAAGCGGCAGAATTATTGGTGATGACGGGTGCGGCGAAAAGTATGGCCGAGGCGGAACAGCGCGTTGAACAGGCAATTCGCTCAGGCGCGGCGGTGGCAAAACTGGCGGAAGTGATCGCCGCCCAGGACGGCGATGCGCGCCAGATCGAACATCCCGAATTGCTCCTAAAGGCTCCGGTACGCTCAATGCTCATGTCGCCGCGTAGTGCTTATATCGCCGGCATCGAGGCCGAACGCATGGGCCTGGCCAGCATGCAACTGGGGGCAGGACGATTCAAGAAAGGCGAGCAGATTGACCATCGCACGGGCCTCGTCTTACAGGCCAGGATGGGCGATTATCGCCATGCTGGCGACCCGCTGGTGGAGATTCACGCGCGCACCGCATCCGAGGCGAACTCTATTCAAGACATGCTACTGAGTTGTTATACATGGAGCGATGCGCCGGTAAGTGTGGGGCCGCTGATTTATGAGACGATACGGCCATAG
- a CDS encoding nitroreductase family protein, producing MSILNLSPDELLSTTRSVRKRLDFSRPVEPELIRECLELATQAPTGSNSQGWHFVVVTDAQQREALGAIYRKGWATYLERIAAGNPMRADQRLTREQAKTLMRVRDSSQYLADHMHEVPVLVVPCIWGRTDGLNVTAQASTWGSILPAVWSFMLAARARGLGTCWTTIHLFYEQEAAQVLGIPYERVMQAALIPVAHTIGTDFKPAPRVPLESIVHWERW from the coding sequence ATGTCTATACTGAACCTTTCACCGGACGAACTGCTGTCAACAACCCGCTCGGTACGCAAGCGCCTGGATTTCTCGCGTCCGGTCGAGCCGGAACTGATAAGGGAATGCCTTGAACTGGCAACCCAGGCTCCTACCGGCAGCAATAGCCAGGGCTGGCACTTTGTGGTCGTGACCGATGCCCAGCAACGCGAGGCATTGGGCGCCATCTACCGCAAAGGATGGGCTACCTATCTTGAGCGTATAGCAGCGGGCAATCCGATGCGCGCAGATCAGCGGCTGACGCGCGAGCAGGCGAAGACGCTGATGCGCGTTCGAGACTCTTCACAGTACCTGGCCGATCATATGCATGAAGTCCCTGTGCTGGTGGTGCCGTGTATCTGGGGGCGTACTGATGGCCTGAATGTGACCGCACAGGCGAGTACATGGGGATCAATTTTGCCCGCTGTATGGAGTTTTATGCTGGCCGCTCGCGCTCGCGGACTGGGGACGTGCTGGACTACTATTCACCTGTTCTACGAACAGGAAGCAGCACAGGTCCTGGGCATTCCCTATGAGCGCGTCATGCAGGCCGCACTTATTCCGGTGGCCCATACTATCGGAACCGATTTCAAGCCCGCGCCTCGCGTGCCACTGGAGTCAATAGTGCATTGGGAAAGGTGGTAA
- a CDS encoding MBL fold metallo-hydrolase, giving the protein MGKWSYTKGLHDLGNSVYAYLQPDGTWGWSNAGILVDGETSLLIDTLFDLKLTQQMLDTMRRSIPAAAHIDIVVNTHANGDHCFGNQLVADAQIIASARTAEEMIEGVKPQLLAMVVKQGAQLGPTGEYMSRIFSPFEFDNIVVTPPKTTFEGEYSLAVGDKAVQLIEVGPAHTRGDTMVYIPSDRVIFTGDILFIGGHPIIWAGPTGNWLRACDRILQMDVETIVPGHGPITDKKGVQELKGYFEYIYAEARKRYEAGMPILETARDIPLDRYATWTDGERIAVNVASIYRELGDTSAPADSMSLFGMMAELAR; this is encoded by the coding sequence ATGGGCAAGTGGTCGTATACGAAAGGCTTGCACGATCTCGGCAACTCTGTTTACGCCTACCTGCAGCCCGATGGCACCTGGGGATGGAGTAACGCCGGCATCCTCGTGGATGGCGAGACTTCCCTGTTGATCGATACGCTCTTCGACCTGAAATTGACGCAGCAGATGCTGGATACCATGCGCAGGTCGATTCCCGCGGCTGCCCATATCGACATAGTGGTGAATACGCACGCCAATGGCGATCACTGTTTTGGCAATCAGCTGGTGGCCGATGCTCAGATCATCGCGTCGGCGCGCACCGCGGAAGAGATGATTGAGGGCGTCAAACCACAATTGCTTGCTATGGTCGTTAAGCAGGGGGCACAACTTGGGCCGACCGGCGAGTACATGAGCCGTATCTTCAGCCCTTTCGAGTTCGACAATATTGTTGTTACACCGCCAAAGACCACTTTCGAGGGCGAATACAGCCTGGCAGTTGGAGACAAAGCTGTGCAGCTCATCGAGGTAGGCCCGGCGCATACACGCGGCGATACAATGGTCTATATCCCGAGCGATCGCGTCATATTTACCGGCGATATCCTGTTTATCGGCGGTCATCCCATTATCTGGGCCGGGCCAACCGGCAACTGGCTGCGGGCATGCGACCGCATCTTGCAAATGGATGTGGAGACGATTGTGCCTGGCCATGGCCCGATTACCGATAAAAAGGGAGTCCAGGAGTTAAAGGGCTACTTCGAATATATCTACGCCGAGGCGCGCAAACGCTACGAGGCCGGAATGCCCATCCTGGAGACCGCCAGGGATATACCGCTGGATCGTTACGCCACATGGACTGATGGCGAGCGCATCGCCGTGAACGTGGCCTCCATCTATCGAGAATTGGGTGACACGTCTGCGCCAGCCGACTCCATGAGCCTGTTCGGCATGATGGCCGAGCTTGCGCGATGA
- a CDS encoding zinc ribbon domain-containing protein, producing the protein MRCPYCGGFNKDQAPFCVYCGRDLPSESYNQPASRAQSRQAPQPQARPAAAPQPPYQQPRQVPGPPGRRPAAASSTAARQPAPVVPQAPPPPPAPEPPAPFPPRTVAELKALEPGALPYNVVDSAIGDGGKKIVRITYARAVPWQQAATLLKAFKEQQEERFNSIIIQGVTGQDTTIYSFTQGQLTFDRNVRLGSMTTNRYLIETGNGYESDSVRIVLNE; encoded by the coding sequence ATGCGCTGCCCATATTGTGGAGGCTTCAATAAAGATCAAGCTCCATTCTGTGTCTACTGCGGTCGCGATTTGCCAAGCGAGTCTTACAATCAACCTGCTTCGCGCGCGCAATCGCGCCAGGCTCCTCAACCGCAGGCACGTCCTGCTGCCGCACCGCAACCACCCTACCAGCAGCCACGCCAGGTTCCTGGCCCTCCCGGGCGCCGTCCTGCCGCCGCGTCCTCAACAGCCGCAAGGCAACCCGCACCGGTTGTTCCGCAGGCGCCGCCCCCACCACCAGCGCCTGAACCCCCCGCTCCATTTCCGCCGCGCACTGTAGCCGAACTCAAAGCGCTCGAGCCGGGCGCGCTTCCTTACAACGTTGTGGATAGCGCGATTGGTGATGGAGGGAAGAAAATCGTGCGTATCACCTACGCGAGAGCTGTTCCCTGGCAACAGGCGGCTACATTGCTCAAAGCGTTCAAGGAGCAGCAGGAAGAAAGATTCAACAGCATCATCATCCAGGGAGTAACCGGGCAGGATACCACCATCTATTCGTTTACGCAGGGCCAGCTGACCTTCGACCGCAACGTGCGCCTGGGCAGTATGACCACGAACCGCTACCTGATTGAAACCGGCAACGGCTATGAAAGTGACTCTGTGCGTATCGTGTTGAACGAGTAG
- the clpP gene encoding ATP-dependent Clp endopeptidase proteolytic subunit ClpP — MGAVFNPRDPKWVKETREILEPRGIVIPNVIESTPRGERGMDIYSRLLKERIIFIGTPIDDNVANLTVAQLLFLQSEDATKDINLYINSPGGVIYAGLAIYDTMQWLKPDVSTVCVGMAMSMGAVLLAAGAAGKRFCLPNSTVLIHQPLGGAEGQAADIEITAREILRLRRSIYDILARHTGQTMERIQQDADRNYFLTAQQAVEYGLVDEVLSQEEASSR; from the coding sequence ATGGGTGCTGTTTTTAACCCAAGAGATCCCAAATGGGTCAAAGAAACTCGTGAAATTTTGGAGCCACGAGGAATTGTGATCCCGAACGTGATTGAATCCACCCCTCGTGGTGAGCGCGGCATGGACATCTATTCGCGCCTGCTGAAGGAGCGCATCATCTTCATCGGAACGCCTATTGATGATAACGTCGCCAACTTAACCGTCGCGCAGTTGTTGTTCCTGCAGAGCGAGGATGCCACCAAGGATATCAACCTGTACATCAACTCGCCCGGTGGCGTAATCTACGCCGGCCTTGCCATTTATGATACGATGCAATGGTTAAAGCCGGATGTATCGACGGTATGTGTTGGTATGGCCATGAGTATGGGAGCCGTTCTGCTGGCCGCCGGTGCCGCCGGTAAGCGTTTCTGTCTGCCCAATTCGACTGTGCTGATCCACCAGCCGCTTGGTGGCGCGGAAGGTCAGGCCGCCGATATCGAGATCACCGCTCGCGAAATCCTGCGCCTGCGCCGCAGCATTTACGACATCCTGGCCCGTCACACCGGCCAGACCATGGAGCGTATCCAGCAGGATGCCGACCGTAACTACTTCCTCACCGCTCAGCAGGCAGTAGAGTACGGACTCGTAGACGAGGTGCTTTCTCAGGAAGAGGCCAGCTCGCGCTAA
- a CDS encoding HAD family hydrolase: protein MPERPVQALAGRTIRCILFDFGDTLWFRGDARTWELLEMRANQRAVAILREHVEPAYLPALDDLALGQRLREAFNEQVRAVIQSNPGLEANGPQVVLQTLRAWGIHAPNEALGEAIFEALRVRIPESRPLFQDTHSTLETLQQRGFALGVASNRLWGGRPFHEDVQSLGLFKYFDPRAVAISADLGVRKPNPAIFFHALNALRIPPREAAMVGDSLRADIVGALSLGMFAIWKPKRILYSRVKAHMQAPSYPSSDAQTLNPAPPEPGTQMGGAVAGTRPSGMHVTDDDYMLAQLKSRDSLDQFFSGEIKPDLVIEHLSELLDVFQEVGKQ from the coding sequence TTGCCTGAAAGACCTGTTCAAGCTCTCGCCGGACGCACCATTCGCTGTATTTTGTTCGACTTTGGAGATACGCTCTGGTTTCGTGGAGACGCGCGCACCTGGGAGCTTCTGGAAATGAGGGCCAATCAGCGTGCCGTTGCGATACTGCGCGAGCATGTCGAGCCGGCATACCTGCCGGCGCTTGATGACCTGGCCCTGGGGCAGCGCCTGCGCGAGGCATTCAATGAACAGGTACGTGCCGTCATTCAAAGCAACCCGGGGCTTGAGGCCAATGGCCCGCAAGTCGTTCTTCAGACGCTGCGTGCCTGGGGCATCCATGCCCCTAACGAGGCACTTGGTGAGGCTATTTTTGAAGCCCTGCGCGTCCGCATTCCAGAATCCCGCCCGCTTTTCCAGGACACGCACTCGACCCTTGAAACCTTGCAGCAGCGGGGCTTCGCGCTTGGTGTCGCCAGCAACCGCCTGTGGGGTGGCCGGCCATTTCATGAAGACGTGCAATCGCTAGGCCTCTTCAAGTATTTCGATCCGCGAGCTGTGGCAATTTCGGCCGATCTTGGCGTTCGCAAACCCAATCCTGCCATCTTCTTCCATGCCTTAAACGCCCTCCGTATTCCGCCGCGGGAGGCAGCCATGGTGGGCGACTCCCTGCGCGCCGATATCGTTGGCGCGTTGAGCCTGGGAATGTTCGCCATCTGGAAACCCAAACGGATACTGTATAGCCGGGTCAAAGCACACATGCAAGCTCCATCATATCCATCTAGCGACGCTCAGACTCTCAATCCGGCTCCGCCAGAACCGGGAACGCAGATGGGAGGGGCTGTAGCAGGCACAAGGCCATCAGGAATGCATGTCACCGACGATGACTACATGCTGGCACAGTTAAAAAGCCGCGATTCCCTCGACCAATTCTTCAGCGGCGAAATTAAACCCGACCTGGTGATCGAGCATTTGAGCGAGCTACTGGACGTGTTCCAGGAGGTAGGCAAGCAATGA
- a CDS encoding ATP-binding cassette domain-containing protein, with product MSHLFIDTVSKCYERKHWALRDVSLRMEAGVLGLVGPNGAGKTTLLKMLATLLLPTQGHITWDGQDIVRHLEQLRRVLGYVPQDFGVYPQLTARAFLRYIGELKGLRGSHLQRRVEAVLATVHLETDADRRLKTFSGGMVRRVGIAQALLNEPRLLILDEPTSGLDPAERVSFRETLASLEGERTVIFSTHIISDIEATATRLALLNRGRLIWTGTPEALLTDAAGATWALTVSQAEFNALRAQYRVSSAIPRNGNIEMRVVAPGRPHPKASPTEPTLEEAYLFFQEMEGQTTLAFS from the coding sequence ATGTCGCATCTTTTTATCGACACAGTCAGCAAATGCTACGAACGCAAACACTGGGCCCTGCGCGATGTCTCCCTGCGTATGGAGGCCGGGGTTCTGGGCCTGGTTGGGCCAAATGGCGCAGGCAAAACAACGCTGCTCAAAATGCTGGCCACGCTGCTGCTGCCTACTCAGGGCCATATTACCTGGGATGGCCAGGATATTGTGCGCCATCTCGAGCAACTTCGCCGCGTTCTGGGCTATGTTCCTCAGGATTTTGGAGTATATCCTCAACTGACCGCACGCGCGTTCTTGCGCTATATCGGTGAGCTGAAAGGTCTGCGTGGCTCGCACCTGCAACGGCGCGTTGAGGCAGTTCTGGCGACAGTTCATCTAGAAACAGACGCGGACCGGCGGCTAAAGACATTCTCCGGTGGCATGGTACGCCGCGTCGGCATTGCCCAGGCTCTGCTCAATGAACCACGCCTGCTCATCCTCGACGAGCCAACATCTGGACTTGATCCAGCCGAGCGCGTCAGTTTTCGCGAAACGCTCGCCTCATTGGAGGGAGAACGCACAGTCATCTTCTCGACTCATATCATAAGCGACATCGAGGCCACCGCGACCCGGCTTGCCCTGCTCAACCGCGGGCGCCTGATCTGGACGGGGACGCCTGAAGCGTTGCTCACCGATGCCGCCGGAGCCACCTGGGCATTAACCGTTTCTCAGGCCGAATTCAATGCCTTGCGCGCTCAATATCGTGTAAGCAGCGCAATTCCGCGCAACGGCAACATCGAGATGCGCGTGGTGGCACCCGGCAGGCCACATCCTAAGGCCAGTCCAACAGAGCCTACACTGGAAGAGGCGTACCTGTTTTTTCAAGAGATGGAAGGGCAGACAACACTGGCGTTCAGTTAG
- a CDS encoding protein kinase, with amino-acid sequence MSGTQQGKQKAAQQTALVGRYLQNGIYAVERVLGHGGMGKVLLATHAELDVPVALKQARADAPLPQSVAGELDRLLHTEGAPSQGSYQSAFNDFPLSGGTHTDRFLREALLLARLHHPAIPKLYDYFFEDGYWYLVMEYVPGPTLAAYMRQHAPLPPLEAINYTMQLCDVLDYLHRQVPPVIFRDLKPSNIIITPEGRLVLVDFGIARYFKEGQMNDTTDFGSPGYASPEQFEGSGQTDARSDLFSLGIILYEMLCGHRPARKGANRDKFEPLQQLNPALSPALCGLVAVAIRPEPAYRFQTAHTLYVALKRVRTHEELRLCSQQAQRRELPASSENAGEQAPGAIQGGDIQAELPVEAARVPQNDTAWHKRRHKVLDKGDREELEQEALSLQLVSIDAALQERVTASMRKLIANKPPHPGDHDAPTEAQQANIFTDQANSRQYIARKPEIPRIVRVCFLLALLLALLMTSLFAYNRFSPRHSGGLNSATPPAQTQRPSQPGASTWQVLPSLPSPEADNTATYVQVGGRAYIYVSGGYRGFELKPAYSRELFRYDIAAAHWETVESKGFPGMGNNAAALDEHNDLFFTAGYSPDTYRVTSLLYMYRPEDGTLRKIVPPASISLGFGGAMLADQQGHLYITQGFMIPGNPHTVAGRGWYRYDIVTRQWHALAPLPLGLGYVVLAPGGQSGILMLGGSRDAGQHLPTQQVYRYDIQQNAWTLEQATAPLPLSGVASCLDGQGHIVIIGGYDYMHNTSLGSAWRFDLHTLQWQALPPLPSGGSLLGAAACDGMGHVYLERGANTTTRPTADFLELTINQ; translated from the coding sequence ATGTCGGGAACGCAACAGGGCAAGCAAAAAGCGGCGCAGCAAACGGCACTGGTTGGCCGCTACCTGCAAAATGGCATATACGCGGTTGAAAGGGTGCTGGGACATGGTGGCATGGGTAAGGTATTGCTCGCCACGCACGCGGAACTCGACGTACCGGTAGCCTTGAAGCAGGCACGCGCGGATGCGCCACTTCCGCAAAGCGTAGCCGGGGAGTTAGACCGTCTCCTTCACACTGAAGGAGCGCCATCCCAGGGTTCATATCAAAGCGCCTTCAATGATTTTCCGCTCAGTGGGGGCACACATACCGACAGATTTTTGCGCGAGGCATTATTGCTGGCCCGCCTGCATCATCCGGCCATTCCTAAGCTCTATGACTACTTTTTTGAAGATGGTTACTGGTACCTGGTAATGGAGTATGTGCCAGGACCAACGCTTGCCGCCTACATGCGGCAGCACGCGCCGCTTCCCCCGCTCGAAGCGATCAACTACACCATGCAGCTCTGCGACGTGCTGGATTACCTGCACAGGCAGGTGCCCCCGGTCATCTTTCGCGACCTCAAGCCATCGAACATTATCATCACGCCGGAGGGACGACTGGTGCTGGTGGATTTTGGCATCGCGCGCTATTTCAAAGAGGGCCAGATGAATGATACGACGGATTTTGGTTCGCCCGGCTATGCCTCGCCTGAACAATTTGAAGGCAGCGGGCAAACCGATGCGCGCTCCGATCTGTTCAGCCTGGGAATCATCCTGTATGAGATGCTGTGCGGCCACCGGCCGGCCAGAAAAGGAGCAAATAGGGATAAATTTGAACCTCTCCAGCAACTCAACCCGGCTCTATCGCCTGCACTGTGCGGGCTTGTCGCCGTCGCTATTCGCCCGGAGCCGGCGTATCGCTTCCAGACGGCTCATACCCTTTATGTAGCATTGAAGCGGGTGCGCACTCATGAAGAGCTACGTTTATGTTCGCAACAGGCACAACGACGAGAACTGCCTGCTTCAAGCGAGAATGCTGGTGAGCAGGCACCAGGCGCAATTCAGGGCGGAGATATACAGGCAGAATTGCCGGTTGAAGCAGCGCGTGTTCCTCAAAACGACACAGCGTGGCATAAGCGCAGGCACAAAGTCCTTGATAAGGGAGACCGCGAAGAGTTGGAGCAAGAAGCGCTGAGTCTCCAGCTTGTTTCTATCGATGCCGCTTTGCAGGAACGAGTAACAGCATCGATGAGAAAACTGATCGCTAATAAACCGCCACATCCCGGCGACCACGATGCGCCAACAGAGGCTCAGCAGGCCAATATTTTCACCGATCAGGCCAATAGCCGACAATACATTGCTAGAAAGCCTGAAATTCCCCGCATTGTACGCGTATGTTTTCTGCTCGCTTTGCTGCTTGCTCTCCTGATGACATCGCTCTTTGCCTATAATCGATTTTCTCCACGCCATTCTGGTGGCCTGAACAGCGCTACTCCTCCCGCGCAAACCCAAAGGCCGTCACAACCAGGCGCGAGTACGTGGCAGGTATTGCCATCTTTACCCTCGCCAGAAGCCGATAATACCGCTACATACGTGCAGGTAGGGGGGCGCGCATACATTTATGTGAGCGGCGGCTACCGTGGATTTGAGCTAAAACCAGCTTATAGCCGGGAACTTTTCCGTTACGATATTGCCGCAGCGCACTGGGAAACGGTGGAAAGTAAGGGCTTCCCCGGCATGGGCAACAATGCTGCCGCCCTGGATGAACACAATGATCTCTTTTTTACGGCCGGCTATTCGCCGGATACCTATCGAGTGACCTCGCTGCTCTATATGTATCGCCCCGAAGACGGGACGCTGCGCAAAATCGTGCCGCCTGCCAGTATCTCGCTCGGCTTCGGTGGAGCGATGCTGGCCGATCAGCAGGGGCACCTGTACATTACCCAGGGCTTTATGATACCGGGCAATCCTCACACGGTGGCCGGTCGCGGCTGGTATCGTTACGATATTGTCACCCGGCAATGGCACGCGCTGGCACCCTTACCGCTGGGATTGGGCTACGTTGTGCTGGCACCTGGTGGGCAGAGTGGCATCCTGATGCTGGGAGGATCAAGGGATGCAGGCCAGCACCTGCCGACGCAGCAAGTGTATCGCTACGATATTCAACAAAACGCCTGGACGCTTGAGCAGGCTACCGCTCCACTGCCTCTGAGCGGGGTCGCCAGTTGCCTGGATGGGCAGGGGCATATCGTCATCATCGGCGGTTATGATTACATGCACAATACATCCCTGGGCAGCGCCTGGCGATTCGATTTGCACACGCTACAATGGCAAGCACTACCACCTTTACCATCCGGAGGTTCGCTGCTGGGAGCCGCGGCATGCGACGGCATGGGGCACGTCTACCTTGAGCGCGGCGCCAATACTACCACTCGACCGACGGCTGATTTTTTGGAGTTGACGATAAATCAATAG
- a CDS encoding class I SAM-dependent methyltransferase codes for MTPRLRKILFETLYKNKYLYRFASTVPFAGQWRVWQRLVLPRIHGHDVLELGCGLGDLLADMTLAGYHCQAVEQSLPMVKAARQTMQRRAPGEKAWIIHGSARHLPFSDESFDTVISTFPSEYIYDPDTIAEVERVLRPGGRLIVVEGANLLPVGFFQPLLVLLQMLVYGPAAVFGPRKRRNLDEEVQRSSSAGNSEYGTMFTNHDTGYTTDVLEDAWFGQHIPLEQNGLRRRSERVRSRRWEVYITIGEKPD; via the coding sequence ATGACGCCTCGCCTGCGAAAAATACTCTTCGAGACACTGTACAAAAACAAATACCTGTATCGTTTTGCCAGTACCGTCCCATTTGCCGGTCAATGGCGCGTCTGGCAGCGCCTGGTGCTGCCGCGCATACATGGTCATGATGTGCTGGAGTTGGGCTGTGGTTTGGGAGACCTGCTCGCGGATATGACTCTTGCCGGCTATCATTGCCAGGCCGTCGAGCAATCGCTGCCCATGGTCAAGGCGGCACGGCAAACGATGCAGCGGCGGGCGCCGGGAGAAAAAGCCTGGATTATTCATGGCTCGGCCCGACATCTGCCTTTCTCCGATGAATCTTTCGATACCGTGATCAGCACGTTCCCCTCGGAATATATCTATGATCCCGATACGATTGCCGAAGTGGAGCGCGTGCTGCGCCCGGGCGGGCGCCTGATCGTGGTGGAGGGCGCCAATCTCCTGCCGGTAGGCTTTTTTCAACCACTGCTTGTCCTGCTACAAATGCTTGTCTACGGCCCGGCAGCAGTCTTTGGCCCGCGCAAACGTCGCAATCTGGACGAAGAAGTGCAGCGCAGTTCCAGCGCCGGCAATTCCGAATATGGCACCATGTTTACCAACCATGATACAGGCTATACCACCGATGTGCTTGAGGACGCCTGGTTCGGCCAGCATATCCCACTCGAGCAGAACGGGCTACGCCGCCGCTCGGAGCGCGTGCGCAGCCGTCGCTGGGAAGTCTATATCACGATTGGCGAGAAGCCTGACTAA